A window of Pantoea agglomerans contains these coding sequences:
- a CDS encoding non-oxidative hydroxyarylic acid decarboxylases subunit B, with product MRIIVGITGATGAPLAVTLLRKLAEIPHVETHLIVSRWGKTTIEHETGLHLNEVKALADVCHSSGDQAATLSSGSFVTDGMIIIPCSMKTLAGIRSGYAEGLIGRAADVVLKEQRKLVLVARETPLNTIHLENMLALSRMGVSIIPPVPAWYNHPKTLADVENHIAGRVLDQFGLDTPQSTRWQGLTR from the coding sequence TATCACCGGCGCAACGGGCGCGCCGCTCGCCGTCACGCTGCTGCGCAAACTGGCTGAAATCCCCCATGTTGAGACGCATCTTATCGTCTCCCGCTGGGGCAAAACGACAATTGAGCATGAAACCGGTTTGCACCTTAACGAGGTTAAAGCGCTGGCAGATGTCTGTCACAGCTCGGGCGATCAGGCCGCAACCCTCTCCTCTGGCTCTTTTGTCACCGACGGCATGATCATTATTCCCTGTAGCATGAAAACCCTCGCCGGGATCCGCAGCGGCTATGCCGAAGGGTTGATTGGCCGTGCAGCCGATGTCGTGCTGAAAGAGCAGCGCAAGCTGGTGCTGGTGGCGCGTGAAACGCCGCTCAACACCATTCACCTGGAAAACATGCTCGCGCTGTCGCGCATGGGCGTCAGCATTATTCCCCCGGTTCCCGCCTGGTATAACCATCCCAAAACGCTGGCGGATGTTGAGAACCATATTGCCGGTCGTGTACTCGACCAGTTCGGACTGGATACCCCGCAGTCAACCCGCTGGCAGGGCCTTACCCGCTAA